One window of Pseudacidobacterium ailaaui genomic DNA carries:
- a CDS encoding 2-oxoacid:ferredoxin oxidoreductase subunit beta, with the protein MATTATPAPAPKVNRLGLPILEYRGGKTTLCAGCGHNAISERIVDAMYEMGVQPERVMKLSGIGCSSKSPAYFLSRAHSFNSVHGRMPSVATGALLANKTMLALGVSGDGDTASIGMGQFVHLLRRNLPLIYIIENNGVYGLTKGQFSATADIGSKLKTGVINDLPAIDTCALAIQLGATFVGRSFSGDKKQLLAMLKAAIAHKGTVMLDVISPCVTFNDHEGSTKSYKYMQEHEEAISEVGFVPHFEDISIDYDAGSTYDVTMHDGSHLRLRKLHEDYNPTDRVAAVKALMEASARGEVLTGVFYIDTQKPSFTDLLNLVDEPLGTLPQERVRPSKQVLDEIMAKLK; encoded by the coding sequence ATGGCAACAACAGCAACACCAGCCCCCGCACCAAAAGTGAACCGCCTCGGGTTGCCCATCCTTGAATATCGCGGCGGCAAGACCACGCTCTGCGCCGGATGCGGACATAACGCTATCTCTGAACGCATCGTTGACGCGATGTATGAAATGGGCGTCCAGCCTGAGCGTGTGATGAAGCTTTCTGGCATTGGCTGCTCCTCTAAAAGCCCGGCTTATTTTCTTTCCCGTGCGCACAGCTTCAACAGCGTGCACGGACGGATGCCTTCAGTGGCCACGGGTGCACTGTTGGCAAACAAGACGATGCTGGCACTTGGTGTTTCCGGCGATGGCGATACCGCCTCCATCGGCATGGGACAGTTCGTGCATCTGCTACGTCGCAACTTGCCGCTCATTTACATCATTGAGAATAACGGCGTATATGGTCTGACAAAAGGCCAGTTCTCAGCGACTGCAGATATTGGCTCAAAGCTGAAGACGGGAGTCATCAACGACCTTCCTGCCATTGACACCTGCGCCCTTGCTATCCAGCTCGGTGCGACCTTTGTGGGACGGTCGTTTTCTGGGGACAAAAAGCAGCTCCTGGCAATGCTAAAGGCGGCCATCGCGCATAAAGGCACGGTGATGCTCGATGTCATCTCGCCCTGCGTGACCTTCAACGATCACGAAGGATCAACCAAGAGCTACAAGTACATGCAGGAGCATGAGGAGGCCATCAGCGAAGTAGGCTTTGTCCCGCACTTTGAGGACATCAGCATTGATTACGATGCAGGCTCGACCTACGACGTGACGATGCACGATGGCTCGCATCTGCGGCTGCGCAAGCTGCACGAGGACTACAATCCGACCGACCGCGTTGCTGCCGTAAAAGCGCTCATGGAAGCCAGTGCTCGGGGCGAGGTCCTGACCGGTGTCTTTTACATTGACACTCAGAAACCAAGCTTCACCGATTTGCTGAATCTGGTAGATGAGCCGCTGGGCACGCTTCCGCAGGAGCGCGTGCGTCCCTCGAAGCAGGTGCTCGATGAGATCATGGCAAAGCTGAAGTAA